One genomic region from Spirosoma sp. KCTC 42546 encodes:
- a CDS encoding DUF389 domain-containing protein: MTVDDQNEPKIKKSEPLAQFSAFLRERFSLEEDKDDETDVIQAISRGIEFRGINLWTLIFAIFIASIGLNINSPAVITGAFLISPLMGPIMGIGLGVGINDLTMIQRALKNLGLAVFISLLTSTLYFFVSPLHLAQSELVARTSPTVWDALVAFLGGLAGIVAGSRREKVSNVIPGVAIATALMPPLCTAGYGLATGNLYYFAGAFYLFLINAICISIATFLIVRFLGYHQRQYPTPEVEQRVRHTIWFAVVIVVVPSSYLGYQIVRKTIFEESAKRFVTTECNFQYRQVIQYAARFNRRQSTLELSLVGEPLPKDSINLLRTKMPAYGLGNVNLVVKQGSFKDTEVDVDALKNTVTDQVIKYSQSSIARKDHIIDSLRRYIDLTHSANLSVADLRNELKTLMPDVQTFTAAQSLVMSGNSTRPDTVMLVYARFSRKHTNAEKQRIEKWLQSRTKSKRIKLVVE, encoded by the coding sequence TAGACGATCAAAATGAACCCAAAATCAAAAAGTCGGAACCCTTAGCCCAATTCAGCGCGTTTCTGCGCGAACGGTTTAGTCTAGAAGAAGATAAAGACGACGAAACGGATGTGATACAAGCCATTAGCCGGGGAATCGAGTTTCGGGGCATTAACTTGTGGACGCTGATTTTTGCCATATTTATTGCCTCTATTGGTCTGAATATCAACTCCCCGGCTGTTATTACCGGGGCTTTTCTTATCTCTCCATTAATGGGCCCTATTATGGGTATTGGGCTAGGCGTGGGTATCAACGACCTGACGATGATCCAGCGAGCGTTGAAGAACTTAGGCCTGGCTGTATTCATTAGTTTATTGACCTCCACGCTCTATTTTTTCGTAAGTCCGCTGCATTTGGCTCAATCTGAATTAGTAGCTCGAACATCCCCCACGGTCTGGGATGCGTTGGTGGCCTTTCTGGGAGGTCTGGCTGGGATTGTTGCCGGTTCGCGCCGGGAGAAAGTGAGCAATGTGATTCCGGGTGTGGCAATAGCCACCGCGCTGATGCCGCCCTTATGTACCGCCGGTTACGGATTAGCTACCGGTAATCTATACTACTTTGCCGGGGCATTTTACCTGTTTCTTATCAATGCTATATGTATTAGTATTGCCACCTTTCTGATCGTCCGATTTCTGGGTTACCACCAGAGACAATATCCTACACCTGAGGTTGAACAGCGGGTTCGGCATACGATCTGGTTTGCTGTAGTCATTGTGGTGGTACCCAGTAGCTATCTTGGCTATCAAATTGTTCGTAAAACCATATTTGAGGAATCAGCAAAGCGATTTGTAACAACTGAATGTAATTTTCAGTACCGGCAAGTCATCCAATACGCAGCTCGTTTTAATCGTCGGCAGAGTACATTGGAACTCTCGCTGGTGGGAGAGCCGCTACCAAAGGACTCAATTAACCTACTACGTACCAAGATGCCAGCCTATGGCCTGGGTAACGTGAATCTTGTGGTGAAACAGGGAAGTTTTAAAGATACGGAAGTGGATGTGGATGCGCTCAAGAATACAGTAACCGATCAGGTAATAAAATACAGCCAGTCGTCTATTGCCCGCAAAGACCATATCATTGACTCCCTTCGCCGGTATATCGATCTGACTCATTCCGCGAATTTGTCGGTAGCCGATCTGCGAAATGAGCTTAAGACGCTCATGCCCGATGTACAAACCTTTACCGCTGCCCAATCGCTGGTAATGAGCGGAAACAGCACCCGGCCCGATACCGTCATGCTCGTATATGCCCGGTTCTCCCGAAAGCATACGAACGCTGAAAAGCAACGCATTGAAAAGTGGCTTCAGAGCCGTACAAAAAGTAAGCGAATCAAACTAGTAGTGGAATAA